A genomic segment from Streptomyces sp. NBC_00237 encodes:
- a CDS encoding TcmI family type II polyketide cyclase has translation MHSTLIVARMDVQSAAEVAGLFGEFDRSEMPHRMGTRRRQLFSYQGLYFHLQDFDGENGGELIEAAKTDPRFVGISQDLKPFIEAYDPATWRSPADAMANRFYHWTAAQ, from the coding sequence ATGCACAGCACCCTGATCGTGGCCCGGATGGACGTCCAGTCCGCCGCCGAGGTCGCAGGTCTCTTCGGCGAGTTCGACCGCAGCGAGATGCCGCACCGCATGGGCACCCGGCGCCGCCAGCTGTTCTCGTACCAGGGCCTGTACTTCCACCTGCAGGACTTCGACGGCGAGAACGGCGGAGAGCTGATCGAGGCGGCCAAGACCGACCCTCGGTTCGTCGGGATCAGTCAGGACCTCAAGCCGTTCATCGAGGCGTACGACCCGGCGACCTGGCGGTCGCCGGCCGATGCCATGGCCAACCGTTTCTACCACTGGACGGCTGCTCAGTGA